A single genomic interval of Deltaproteobacteria bacterium harbors:
- the rpoB gene encoding DNA-directed RNA polymerase subunit beta, translating to MDTIRKNFGRIKKIVEIPNLIEIQKKSYAKFLQADVSPEKRSNVGLQGAFKSVFPIVDFGGKCSLEFISYKIGTPRYDVRECTEKGMTFNAPLRIVVRLVVFDSNRGSEQRTIRDMKEQEIYFGEIPLMTENGTFNINGTERVIVSQLHRSPGIFFDHDKGKTHASGKLIYSARIIPIRGSWLDLEFDPKDILYARIDRRRKMPVTILLKAMGYSAGDLMRYFYNVETVVNREGRFFLVVDDALVGEKAPEDIKEPKSEESLVKKGRKITKVALKKMVDAGLKHIEVPEDYVVGKVLAADVKDPGTDESFMKCNDEITAEGAQQLIEKGVKEVHLIQLDEEGVNAYIRNTMLLERIDSEEEAIIDIYRRLRPSNPPTLETAQKFFNSLFFNADTYDLSDVGRAKINYKLRLKDVPTDICVLRKEDVMDAVKYLINLKNNIGDYSVDDIDHLGNRRIRSVGELIENQYRIGLVRMERAIKEKMSLLDVETMMPHDLVNAKPVTAVVNEFFGSSQLSQFMDQTNPLSEVTHKRRLSALGPGGLTRERAGFEVRDVHNTHYGRVCPVETPEGPNIGLIVSLSTYARVNEFGFIETPSVIVKDGKVGSEIVYLTAIEEEDHVIAQADSKLDWQGRFTELLVTAKKGGDYVTVDPTEITLMDVSPNQLVSVAAGLIPFLEHDDANRALMGSNMQRQAVPLMKPEAPLVGTGMEGVVARDSGTVIVAERSGLIEDVDASRIVIKCDDGEGDLSGTGVDIYNLIKYRRTNQNTCFNHKPIVTRGDRVKRGDVIADGSSTDSGELALGRNVLVAFMSWGGYNFEDSILVSERIVKDDIYTSVHIEEFETVARDTKLGKEEITKDIPNVGEEALRNLDESGIVRMGVSVKAGDILVGKVTPKGETQLSPEEKLLRAIFGEKAGDVRDTSLRVPPGVEGTVIDAKIFSRKGADKDARSQKLEDEDIAALLKDRDDEKKIITENVKKKVAEMLISKTVVSRLMDTKKRKILIKKGEVITDELLKKTPFEFWKEIALDDADAEERLKRICRNLDDKIDVIDNFFAERIEKVKMGDELPPGVIKLVKVYVAIKRKLSVGDKMAGRHGNKGVLSRILPEEDMPFFEDGTPVDIILNPLGVPSRMNVGQILETHLGWAAKKLGEDVQRLLEERFSVKKIKEELKKLYNTDEFSRFVDGMNEGELKRFVSKLKSGIPMASPVFDGAKEGEIKEMLKMSSLPEVGQVRLYDGRTGEPFDQQITVGMIYMLKLHHLVDDKIHARSIGPYSLVTQQPLGGKAQFGGQRLGEMEVWAIEAYGAAYSLQEFLTVKSDDVAGRTRMYESIVKGDHTLEPGLPESFNVLVKELQGLGIDVEMIEDA from the coding sequence ATGGATACAATCAGAAAGAATTTCGGTCGGATCAAGAAGATCGTTGAGATCCCGAATCTCATCGAGATTCAGAAAAAGTCATATGCAAAATTCCTGCAGGCCGATGTGTCCCCGGAAAAGCGGAGCAATGTCGGCCTTCAGGGGGCCTTCAAGAGCGTCTTTCCCATCGTCGATTTCGGCGGGAAGTGCTCTCTGGAGTTCATCAGTTACAAGATCGGCACCCCCCGGTATGACGTACGGGAGTGTACCGAAAAGGGTATGACCTTCAACGCACCGCTGCGCATCGTGGTGCGGCTCGTTGTGTTTGACAGCAACCGGGGAAGCGAACAGCGGACCATCCGGGACATGAAAGAGCAGGAGATCTACTTCGGCGAGATACCGCTCATGACGGAGAACGGTACCTTCAATATCAACGGTACCGAGCGGGTCATCGTGAGCCAGCTCCACCGCTCGCCGGGCATCTTTTTTGATCATGACAAGGGGAAGACCCACGCGAGCGGCAAGCTCATCTATTCCGCCCGCATCATCCCCATCCGCGGTTCCTGGCTGGACCTGGAGTTCGACCCCAAGGACATTCTCTATGCCCGGATCGACCGGCGGCGGAAGATGCCCGTCACGATCCTCCTGAAGGCGATGGGGTATTCCGCCGGGGACCTCATGCGGTACTTCTACAACGTGGAGACGGTGGTGAACCGCGAAGGCCGGTTCTTCCTCGTCGTTGACGATGCCCTCGTCGGTGAGAAGGCGCCCGAGGACATCAAGGAGCCCAAGTCGGAGGAGTCCCTCGTCAAGAAGGGCCGGAAGATCACCAAGGTGGCCCTGAAGAAGATGGTCGACGCGGGCCTGAAGCATATAGAAGTTCCTGAGGATTACGTGGTGGGAAAGGTCCTCGCCGCCGACGTGAAGGACCCCGGAACGGACGAGTCCTTCATGAAGTGCAACGATGAGATCACCGCCGAGGGGGCGCAGCAGCTCATCGAGAAGGGGGTGAAGGAAGTTCATCTCATTCAGCTCGATGAGGAAGGGGTGAACGCCTACATCAGGAACACCATGCTCCTGGAGCGGATCGACAGCGAAGAGGAAGCGATCATTGATATCTACCGTCGGCTGCGGCCCAGCAATCCCCCGACCCTCGAAACGGCCCAGAAGTTCTTCAACAGCCTCTTTTTCAACGCCGACACCTACGACCTCTCCGACGTGGGACGGGCGAAGATCAATTACAAACTTCGCCTGAAGGACGTTCCCACGGACATCTGCGTGCTGCGGAAAGAGGACGTGATGGATGCCGTCAAGTACCTTATCAATCTCAAGAACAACATCGGCGATTACAGCGTCGACGACATCGACCATCTGGGCAACCGGAGGATCCGTTCCGTGGGTGAGCTGATAGAGAATCAGTACCGGATCGGCCTGGTGCGGATGGAACGGGCCATCAAGGAAAAGATGAGCCTGCTCGACGTGGAGACGATGATGCCCCACGACCTGGTGAACGCCAAGCCCGTCACGGCCGTTGTCAATGAGTTCTTCGGGAGCAGCCAGCTCTCGCAATTCATGGATCAGACGAACCCCCTGTCGGAGGTCACCCACAAGCGGCGTCTTTCCGCCCTGGGCCCCGGCGGCCTGACGCGCGAGCGGGCGGGGTTCGAGGTCAGGGACGTTCATAATACCCATTACGGCCGTGTCTGCCCCGTGGAAACCCCGGAAGGTCCCAATATCGGCCTGATCGTTTCACTGAGCACCTATGCCCGTGTCAACGAGTTCGGCTTCATCGAGACGCCCTCGGTCATCGTGAAGGACGGCAAGGTGGGCAGCGAGATCGTCTATCTCACCGCCATCGAGGAGGAGGACCACGTCATCGCCCAGGCCGACAGCAAGCTCGACTGGCAGGGACGGTTCACGGAGCTTCTGGTAACGGCGAAAAAGGGCGGCGATTACGTCACCGTCGATCCCACTGAGATCACCCTGATGGACGTGTCACCGAATCAGCTCGTCAGTGTCGCCGCCGGCCTCATACCGTTCCTCGAGCACGACGACGCGAACCGGGCCCTCATGGGTTCAAACATGCAACGCCAGGCGGTTCCGCTCATGAAGCCGGAAGCGCCGCTGGTGGGAACGGGAATGGAAGGCGTGGTGGCCCGTGATTCCGGTACGGTCATCGTGGCGGAACGCTCAGGTCTCATCGAGGACGTCGACGCCTCGCGGATCGTCATCAAGTGCGACGACGGCGAGGGCGACCTGTCCGGAACGGGCGTGGACATCTACAATCTCATCAAGTACCGGCGGACGAACCAGAATACCTGTTTCAACCACAAACCCATCGTTACGCGGGGAGACCGGGTCAAACGGGGCGACGTCATCGCCGACGGCTCGTCCACCGACAGCGGCGAGCTGGCGCTGGGGCGTAACGTCCTCGTGGCGTTCATGTCCTGGGGTGGTTACAATTTTGAGGATTCCATCCTGGTGAGCGAGCGCATCGTCAAGGACGATATCTACACGTCGGTCCACATCGAAGAGTTCGAGACCGTGGCCCGGGATACGAAGCTCGGCAAGGAAGAGATAACCAAGGACATCCCGAATGTCGGCGAGGAGGCCCTGCGGAACCTCGATGAGAGCGGCATCGTCCGGATGGGCGTTTCCGTGAAGGCCGGCGACATCCTCGTGGGCAAGGTGACGCCCAAGGGTGAGACGCAGCTCTCGCCTGAGGAGAAACTGCTGCGGGCCATCTTCGGTGAAAAGGCGGGTGATGTCCGCGATACCTCGTTGCGCGTACCGCCCGGCGTCGAAGGCACGGTGATCGACGCGAAGATATTCAGCCGGAAAGGTGCCGACAAGGACGCGCGGTCACAGAAGCTCGAGGATGAGGATATCGCCGCGCTTCTGAAGGACCGTGACGACGAGAAAAAGATCATTACGGAAAACGTCAAGAAAAAGGTCGCTGAAATGCTCATCAGCAAGACCGTCGTGTCGCGCCTGATGGACACGAAGAAACGGAAGATCCTGATCAAGAAGGGCGAGGTTATCACCGACGAACTTCTGAAGAAGACCCCCTTCGAATTCTGGAAGGAGATCGCCCTTGACGACGCGGATGCGGAAGAGCGCTTGAAACGGATCTGCAGGAACCTCGACGACAAGATAGATGTGATAGACAATTTCTTCGCCGAGCGGATCGAAAAGGTCAAAATGGGCGATGAGCTGCCGCCGGGCGTCATCAAGCTGGTCAAGGTCTACGTGGCGATCAAGCGGAAGCTTTCCGTGGGCGACAAGATGGCGGGACGGCACGGGAACAAGGGTGTTCTTTCCCGCATCCTTCCCGAGGAGGACATGCCCTTCTTTGAAGACGGGACACCCGTGGACATCATTCTGAACCCCCTTGGCGTTCCTTCCCGCATGAACGTGGGCCAGATCCTGGAAACGCACCTGGGGTGGGCTGCCAAGAAGCTGGGAGAGGATGTGCAGCGGCTTCTGGAAGAACGTTTCAGCGTCAAGAAAATAAAAGAAGAGCTGAAGAAGCTGTACAACACTGATGAGTTCTCCCGCTTTGTGGACGGCATGAACGAGGGCGAGTTGAAGCGGTTCGTGTCGAAACTCAAAAGTGGTATTCCCATGGCATCTCCCGTTTTCGACGGGGCCAAGGAAGGCGAGATCAAGGAAATGCTGAAGATGTCGTCCCTTCCCGAGGTAGGGCAGGTCAGACTCTATGATGGGCGGACAGGTGAGCCCTTCGACCAGCAGATCACGGTGGGCATGATCTACATGCTCAAGCTCCACCACCTGGTCGATGACAAGATCCATGCCCGGTCAATCGGTCCCTATTCGCTGGTGACCCAGCAGCCGCTGGGCGGGAAGGCCCAGTTCGGCGGGCAGCGTCTCGGCGAGATGGAGGTCTGGGCCATCGAGGCCTACGGAGCGGCCTATTCATTGCAGGAATTTCTCACCGTCAAGTCTGATGACGTGGCGGGGAGAACAAGAATGTACGAGTCAATTGTTAAGGGCGATCATACACTGGAACCGGGGTTGCCGGAGTCGTTCAATGTCCTCGTAAAGGAATTGCAGGGTCTCGGTATCGATGTGGAAATGATAGAGGACGCCTGA
- the rplL gene encoding 50S ribosomal protein L7/L12 produces the protein MAKITKEDVIKFIEEMTVIELSELVKELEEKFGVSAAAPVAVAAAGAAPAAGAAAAAEEKTEFDVILTGYGDQKIQVIKVARAVTGLGLKEAKDLVEGVPKPVKEGVSKQEAEDIKAKLEEVGATVEIK, from the coding sequence ATGGCAAAGATCACGAAGGAAGACGTAATCAAGTTTATCGAGGAAATGACGGTCATCGAACTGTCGGAACTGGTAAAGGAACTGGAAGAAAAATTCGGTGTTTCCGCGGCGGCGCCCGTGGCGGTTGCGGCGGCCGGTGCGGCCCCGGCGGCCGGTGCGGCTGCGGCGGCGGAAGAGAAGACCGAGTTTGACGTTATTCTCACCGGGTACGGTGACCAGAAGATCCAGGTCATCAAGGTCGCCCGCGCCGTGACAGGTCTCGGGCTGAAAGAGGCCAAGGACCTCGTCGAGGGCGTTCCGAAACCGGTGAAAGAGGGTGTCTCCAAACAGGAAGCTGAAGATATTAAGGCGAAACTTGAAGAAGTAGGCGCCACCGTTGAGATCAAGTAA